The DNA segment TGTTGCTGGATCATGAGATCGCGACCTTCCAACCACTGATGCAGCGTGTAGAGAAGGACAAAGTTGATGCGATGGTTGATGCATCAAAAGATACGTTAGCACCAGCACCCGTAGCACCGGCCGTTAAAGCAGCGGCAAAATCTGCTAAGGCTGCGTCATCTGATAAAGCTAAACCAGCAGCGACCACTGAAGGCGGCGTGATCGGGATTGATGATTTCCTGAAAGTCGAAATGCGTGTTGCCAAGATTTTGAATGCTGAAACGGTTGAAGGTTCAGACAAGCTCTTGCAACTGACTCTGGATGCAGGCGAGGCGGAACCACGGACTGTGTTTAGCGGTATACGTGGGGCTTATGCACCTGAGGCGCTGATCAATCGTCTAACGATTGTGGTTGCCAATCTTGCACCGCGTAAGATGCGCTTCGGTATGTCGAATGGCATGGTGCTGGCTGCGGGAAATGATGATGGGATCTTCTTGCTGTCGCCGGATAGTGGGGCGAAAGCAGGGGATCGCGTGAGTTAATCAACGCACTTAACTTGTGGTCTTGTGGTGTGGCTTTTTCCGCCTGAGCGTTTGACGTCTCAGGCGGATTTTACATTTTGATATCTATAAATTCTATGCGCTTTTCATGTAAAGGATGAGTGAGTGTTATGTCAAATGCTTCTAAAGTCAGTGCAGTTGCACTCAGTACCATACTCCTGATTTCTTGCTCAAAGAAAGCCGAGCAATCCGACTCCGCGCAAGAAGCCATGGCACCAGCACCACAGGCCGCCTCAGGAGAAATGGTCGCGGGAAGTCAGGCTGATGCCAAGTCAGCTTCTTTTGATGCCCCGCAAGTCAGTAAGGTCGAACAACTGACCTCGACTGTTGCGACCTACAATGATGTTGAGCGCAAATTTATCCGCACTGCAACAGTGAATTTTGGGGTCAAAGATGTTTATCAGTCGGCATTAGCGATTGAGGACGCCGCAGCAGCGCAGGGCGGTTTTGTGACCAAAAATGATATTAAATCAACTCCTCAAGAGAGTGCCCACTATAGTAGTGCGGAAGGGAAGATCGTTGATGTTGTGGAGTATGCGATAGAAGGTCAACTGGTTGTGCGTATCCCAAGCCAGAAAACACAGGATTTCCTCCGTGCCATCGTGACCCAAATAGAATTTTTAGAGAATCGTAGTTTTGAAGCGCATGATGCTCAGTTTGAGATGCTGCGTCAGCAACTTGAGGCGATTCGTCAGCAGC comes from the Aquirhabdus parva genome and includes:
- a CDS encoding DUF4349 domain-containing protein, which translates into the protein MSNASKVSAVALSTILLISCSKKAEQSDSAQEAMAPAPQAASGEMVAGSQADAKSASFDAPQVSKVEQLTSTVATYNDVERKFIRTATVNFGVKDVYQSALAIEDAAAAQGGFVTKNDIKSTPQESAHYSSAEGKIVDVVEYAIEGQLVVRIPSQKTQDFLRAIVTQIEFLENRSFEAHDAQFEMLRQQLEAIRQQLAQAQLSALAQQKGNIAQKTDAIDASTQSKAARDEALIKQKEFEDQVAFATITIDIHQPNKVRKTESNDLNRVVAESRPNFFKRLADSLLIGWYGVVDFLIEFMKVWPLWLFIGLVTFGIYRFRKGRKLVIRSKGKENQSDKNTSNDKADS